One Purpureocillium takamizusanense chromosome 1, complete sequence genomic window carries:
- the RSM22 gene encoding 37S ribosomal protein S22 (EggNog:ENOG503NY5I~COG:J~COG:O) has product MLSFRGIRRACPVSSRHLHLLHPHTALPSRLLASGQVLRTSIAPRSFSTSSYRQDVSATPDAPSAQDVEKVVREAKQRFRDTLPKDYLNEQEYALYERLYGPPLRETRPEDVGIPTHADMGRASLRPKDEGVLLRSLEDGGFEEVTYEIDGPNNIADTDTMSTSEDPGDASLQGLTQRPPTYVEAVARNQRELDALQKLAQDFEVAQKKQNEKEEADGSTSQDLVEEQDSTWPIEAEHEGFHREPGEVRRFHKYTLDGRFHGSPIEISLPREEFVGPIRELLDRTHFRHVSKAAEDAFGGPGLPTSPSTPEGLRSGRMGGVGLPPDQRKMTEIEADAFLAGYLPPSYASVACILREVRKRVGGDWIQSRLKRDQEGGLSVLDAGAGGAGLVAWEQVLNAEWQLLKERGEVKGSHPPGKKTVIAASDRLRNRLKSFLHDTTFLPRLPDYEHSGEMRGKHLDAGPEPQPRKSFDVIIASHLFLKETQDHYRQAVLNNLWNLLSKDGGILIVIEKAHPRGFEAVAHVRDTILKQFLLPQTGEPTVAPEDFNPAFHRELEPGHIVAPCTTQGSCPMYQEQGKSKGRKDYCHFSQRFVRPTFYSKILGNMADNQGDVEFSYVVVRRGVPKSSPMTGKEATERAVQGYEASDARPDMQTLPRMVLPPLKRKGHVTLDLCTPEGQIERWTVPKSFSKLAYHDARKSRWGDLWALGAKTRVARKVRVGNGADEKPRKVEITMDGGRMSAVEKNASRARQPKSRAAKYKDVLGEIIAAEEKEERIIEQQMDEEVEAELDEREGRPRGRRRGGNNR; this is encoded by the coding sequence ATGCTGTCCTTCCGTGGCATACGACGAGCCTGCCCGGTGTCAAGTCGTCAtctccatcttcttcatccacATACTGCCCTGCCTTCCCGCTTGCTCGCGAGCGGCCAAGTCCTGCGAACTTCAATAGCCCCCCGCTCGTTCTCTACTTCTTCATACCGGCAAGATGTCTCCGCGACGCCCGATGCGCCTTCCGCTCAGGACGTTGAAAAGGTAGTCCGAGAGGCCAAGCAGCGTTTCCGTGACACACTCCCCAAGGACTATCTCAACGAGCAAGAATACGCCCTTTACGAGCGACTGTACGGTCCACCCTTGCGCGAAACCCGCCCTGAAGATGTTGGCATACCAACTCATGCAGACATGGGACGTGCATCCCTGCGCCCGAAAGATGAAGGAGTGCTCCTGCGATCGCTTGAGGATGGAGGGTTCGAGGAGGTGACGTACGAAATTGACGGACCGAACAATATTGCCGACACAGATACCATGTCAACCTCCGAAGACCCGGGCGATGCCTCCCTACAGGGCCTGACCCAAAGACCCCCAACTTACGTTGAAGCTGTAGCTAGAAATCAGCGCGAACTTGATGCGCTACAAAAGCTTGCTCAGGACTTCGAGGTCGCCCAGAAGAAACAGAACGAGAAGGAAGAGGCTGATGGGTCGACCTCTCAAGACTTGGTGGAGGAACAAGACTCTACTTGGCCGATTGAAGCAGAGCACGAAGGCTTTCATCGAGAGCCTGGGGAAGTTCGCCGGTTTCACAAATATACGCTGGATGGGAGGTTCCATGGCAGCCCCATCGAGATTAGCCTCCCCCGCGAGGAATTCGTGGGACCTATTCGCGAGCTTCTCGACAGAACTCATTTCAGGCACGTCAGCAAGGCGGCTGAGGATGCATTCGGCGGTCCAGGCCTCCCAACGTCCCCATCAACACCAGAGGGCCTCAGGAGTGGTCgcatgggcggcgttgggctCCCGCCCGACCAGCGCAAAATGACAGAAATTGAAGCAGACGCCTTCTTAGCCGGGTACCTACCTCCGTCGTACGCATCCGTTGCATGCATCCTCCGCGAAGTTCGGAAACGAGTTGGGGGTGACTGGATCCAGTCCCGGTTGAAGCGGGACCAGGAGGGCGGCCTGAGTGTTCTCGATGCaggtgccggcggtgccggctTGGTTGCCTGGGAACAGGTCCTCAACGCGGAATGGCAACTGCTCAAGGAAAGAGGTGAGGTCAAGGGGTCACATCCGCCTGGGAAGAAGACGGTCATTGCCGCATCGGATCGGCTGCGCAATCGACTCAAGAGCTTCCTCCATGACACGACCTTTCTACCGCGACTACCAGATTACGAGCATTCTGGCGAGATGCGTGGCAAGCACCTTGACGCCGGGCCCGAACCCCAGCCACGCAAGTCTTTCGACGTGATTATTGCCTCTCACCTTTTTCTCAAGGAGACACAGGACCATTATCGCCAGGCTGTTCTCAACAACCTCTGGAACCTCCTTAGCAAAGACGGAGGCATCCTGATTGTTATCGAAAAGGCACACCCTCGTGGATttgaggccgtcgcccacgtccGAGACACGATTTTGAAGCAGTTTCTCCTGCCCCAAACTGGGGAACCTACCGTCGCCCCTGAGGACTTCAACCCGGCATTCCATCGCGAGCTTGAACCCGGGCACATTGTCGCGCCATGCACAACCCAAGGGTCGTGCCCGATGTATCAGGAACAGGGCAAGAGCAAAGGGCGGAAGGATTACTGCCATTTCAGCCAACGATTCGTCCGGCCGACGTTCTACAGCAAAATATTAGGAAACATGGCAGACAACCAAGGCGACGTTGAATTCAGCTACGTGGTAGTTCGACGCGGCGTGCCCAAAAGCAGCCCGATGACTGGCAAGGAGGCAACAGAGCGGGCAGTGCAGGGCTACGAGGCCTCGGATGCTCGCCCCGATATGCAGACGTTGCCGCGGATGGTGCTGCCTCCATTGAAGCGAAAGGGTCACGTTACTCTCGACCTTTGCACACCCGAGGGCCAGATTGAGAGGTGGACAGTTCCCAAGAGCTTCAGCAAGCTGGCCTACCATGATGCTAGAAAGTCGCGATGGGGAGACTTGTGGGCTCTCGGGGCGAAGACACGCGTGGCCCGCAAGGTTCGCGTCGGAAacggcgcggacgagaaGCCGCGCAAGGTCGAGATCACCATGGATGGTGGGCGCATGTCCGCGGTTGAAAAGAATGCGTCTCGAGCCAGACAGCCCAAGAGCAGGGCGGCCAAGTACAAAGATGTTTTGGGGGAGATTATTGCCGCGGAAGAGAAGGAAGAGCGCATCATTGAGCAGCAAATGGACGAGGAAGTGgaggcggagctggacgagcgaGAAGGAAGGCCCCGCGgtagacggcgaggaggcaaCAACAGGTGA
- the MET1 gene encoding Uroporphyrinogen-III C-methyltransferase (COG:H~EggNog:ENOG503NVMM), whose amino-acid sequence MASAATSAANTGVVVKTSSCSSSSSSAANTNSSSNKINNCMLAGLVCRDNIHLIIGTNPLAASRCNQSLAAGAIPILIAPETADLHYGLQAKIDDKSLRWEKKAFEDDDLFRLGRQDVGRVVDAVFVTGGPRDPLSEHISSLCRRNRIPVNVVDAPHLCTFTLLSVHADGPLQVGVTTNGRGCKLASRIRREIASSLPPGLGPACARLGEVRRRIQDDDCLALGDLDDSLDQGALFNRLVAEEDVRNRRMRWLSQVCEYWPLRKLASIADDDVDRLFAAYNGPSRKPRHHDNGPAQQQQPRVGRLILAGSGPGHPSLLTRSTLDAIHRADLVLADKLVPAPVLELIPRRTPVHIARKFPGNAERAQEELLEAALQGVRDGKTVLRLKQGDPFVYGRGGEEVDWFKGKGLGDRVRVLPGMTSALSAPLFAGVPVTQRDVADQVLICTGTGKKGKPPTPPEYVASRTVVFLMALHRIVGLVRELTSHIPASSADSGADTTTTTTTESPSPEAAALAAATAADDDDDKKRALWPLSTPCAVIERASCPDQRIIRTTLAHVAEAIESEGSRPPGLLVVGRACDVLHPREKGRAWLVEEGFRGLDDDDDDSSSSVAEWAAGLAAVTDVRETIPA is encoded by the coding sequence atggcaagcgccgcgacgtcggccgccaacactggcgtcgtcgtcaagacCTCGtcatgctcctcctcctcctcctccgccgccaacaccaacagcagcagtaaCAAAATAAACAACTGTATGCTCGCGGGCCTCGTCTGTAGAGACAACATCCacctcatcatcggcacaaaccccctcgccgcctcccgctgcAACCagtccctcgccgcgggcgcgatACCCATCCTCATCGCCCCCGAGACGGCGGACCTGCACTACGGCCTGCAGGCCAAGATCGATGACAAGTCGCTCCGGTgggagaagaaggccttTGAAGACGATGATCTGTTCCGGCTCGGGCGTCAGGAtgtcggccgcgtcgtcgacgccgtcttcgtcacTGGCGGACCGCGGGATCCCCTGAGCGAGCACATCTCCAGCCTCTGCCGGCGCAACCGCATCcccgtcaacgtcgtcgacgcgccgcaCCTCTGCACCTTCACCCTCCTATCCgtccacgccgacggcccgctGCAGGTTGGCGTCACCACCAACGGCCGCGGCTGTAAGCTCGCCTCGCGTATACGCCGCGAGATTGcttcctcgctgccgcctgGGCTGGGTCCCGCgtgcgcccgcctcggcgaggtgcgccgccgcatccaggacgacgactgcctcgctctcggcgacctcgacgactcgcTCGACCAGGGCGCCCTCTTCAACCgcctcgtggccgaggaggatgtgCGCAACCGGCGCATGCGCTGGCTCAGCCAGGTCTGCGAGTACTGGCCGCTCAGAAagctcgcctccatcgccgacgacgacgtcgaccgcCTCTTCGCCGCGTACAACGGACCCTCGCGCAAGCCTCGCCACCACGACAACGGGcctgcgcagcagcagcagccgaggGTCGGCAGGCTGATCCTTGCGGGCAGCGGGCCCGGCCACCCGTCGCTCCTCACGCGCTCcacgctcgacgccatccaccgcgccgacctcgtcctcgccgacaagctcgtcCCCGCGCCCGTGCTGGAGCTCATCCCCCGGCGCACGCCCGTCCACATTGCGCGCAAGTTCCCCGGCAACGCGGAGCGCGcgcaggaggagctgctcgaggccgcgctcCAGGGCGTgcgcgacggcaagacggtcCTGCGCCTGAAGCAGGGCGACCCGTTCGTCtatggccgcggcggcgaggaggtggacTGGTTCAAGGGCAAGGGGCTCGGCGACAGAGTCCGTGTCCTCCCCGGCATGACGAGCGCCCTGAGCGCGCCGCTCTTCGCCGGTGTGCCGGTCACGCAGCGCGATGTGGCCGACCAGGTGCTCATCTGCACCGGCACGGGTAAGAAGGGCAagcccccgacgccgcccgagtACGTCGCCTCCCGGACCGTCGTCTTCCTGATGGCCCTGCACCGCatcgtcgggctcgtccgCGAGCTCACCTCTCACAttcccgcctcctccgctgACTCGGGAGcggacaccaccaccaccaccaccactgaGAGCCCCTCTCCCGAAGCagcagccctcgccgcggccacggccgccgacgatgacgacgacaagaagcgcGCCCTCTGGCCGCTCTCCACCCcctgcgccgtcatcgagcgcgccagctgccccGACCAGCGCATCATCCGCACCACCCTCGCtcacgtcgccgaggccatcgagtCCGAGGGCAGCCGCCCCCCggggctcctcgtcgtcggcagggCCTGCGACGTGCTCCACCCCCGCGAAAAGGGCCGCGCTtggctcgtcgaggagggcttCCGCGGCCtagacgacgatgacgacgactcttcctcctcggtcgCCGAGTGGGCTGCCGgtcttgccgccgtcaccgacgtGCGCGAAACGATACCTGCGTGA